A stretch of DNA from Streptomyces sp. NBC_01197:
CTGGATGGTCCACTTCGTCGGCAGCGGCACCAGCCCCAGCGGCCCCAGCCACGGGAAGGTCGGCGTGACCGGGAAGTACGGGAAGCCCAGCAGCCGCGCCACCGTCTTCGCGTTGCCGAGCATCGGGTAGATCTCCTCAGCCCCGACGATCGAGCACGGCACGATCGGCACCCCGGCCCGCAGCGCGGTCGACACGAAGCCGCCCCGGCCGAACCGCTGGAGCTTGTACCGGTCGGAGAACGGCTTCCCGAGCCCCTTGAACCCCTCGGGCATCACCCCGACGACCTCCCCGCGCTGGAGCAGCCGCTCCGCGTCCTCCGCGCACGCCAGCGTGTGCCCGGCCTTCCTGGCCAGCTCGTTGACAACCGGCAGCATGAAGACCAGATCCGCGGCGAGCAGCCGCAGATGGCGCTCGGCCGGGTGGTGGTCGTGGACGGCGACCTGGAGCATCAGCCCGTCGAGCGGCAGCGTCCCGGAGTGATTGGCGACGACGAGCGCCCCGCCGTCCGACGGGATGTTCTCGACGCCCTTCACCTCGACGCGGAAGTACTTCTCGTACAGCGGCCGCACCGCCGACATCAGCACCTGGTCGGTGAGCTCCCTGTCGTACCCGAACTCGTCGACGTCGTACTCACCGGTGATCCGCCGCCGCAGAAAGGCCAGCCCGCCGGCGATCCGCCGGTCCCAGTCGGTACCCTCCACGCGGTCCGCCTGGTCCCCCGCCGGGTGTGACGACAGCTCAGCCTCCCCGGCCGGGCCGGCCGGCCCGGCCCCCTCGGGCCCGGTCTGCTGCTCCGGTACGGGCGCGAGCGGCCCCGTGGCAGCCCTGCCGCTTGTCCCGGGCCGCTTGGCGGTCTTGCCACTCCTGTTCCGCCTGGCTCTCGGCTCGTCGCCGAAGGGGATGACCTTGGCATCGGCCATGTCAGATGCGCTCCTTGCTGACGGAGTGGGCGGGGATCACGGGCCGGGCGGCGGGTCCGGCAGGTCCGACGGATTCGGCGAAGGCAGCGACCCGGTCGACCGCCCGCCCCAGCGCCCGGGGCGGCAGCAGACCGTCCCCCCGGCTGAGCGCGAAGTCCTCGAAGGTCTCAGCCGTCGAGTACCTCGGTACGAAGCCCAGGGTCTCGCGCATCTGGGCCGTACTGACGACCCGGCCATGGGTGAGCAGCCGGATCTGCTCCGGCGAGAAGTCGGTGATACCGACGGTCCGCAGCGCGGAGCCGACCCAGTTCACGGCGGGCAGCAGCACCGGCACCGTCGGCCGGCCGAGCCGCCGTGAGCACTGCGAGAGCAGCAGCACACCGTCGCCCGCGATGTTGAAGGTGCCGCTGTTGAGCGTCCCGCGCGGCGGTTCGCCGAGCGCCAGGCGGAGTACGTCGATGACGTCGTCCTCGTGGACGAACTGGAGCCGCGGGTCGTAGCCGAACACCGTCGGCAGCACCGGCAGCGACAAGTACTCGGCGAGCGGGTACTCCGTGCTCGGCCCCAGAATGTTCGCGAAGCGCAGGACGCAGACCGCCACATCGGGCCTGCGCCGGGCGAAGCCCCGTACATAGCCCTCGACCTCGACCGCATCCTTCGCGAAGCCGCCGCTGGGCAGCGACTTGGGGGGCGTCGTCTCGGTGAAGACGGCCGGGTCGCGCGGCGCCGACCCGTACACATTGGTACTGGACTTGACCACCAGGCGCTGGACGGTCGGCGACTTCTGGCAGGCACCGAGCAGCTGCATGGTGCCGATGACGTTGGTCTCCTTGACCGTCGTCCGGCCGCCGGTGCCCAGCGGGGTGCCCGTGACATCCATGTGTACGACGGTGTCGACGTCGTACTCGGCGAGTACCCGGGCGATGGCGGGCTGGCGGATGTCGGCCCGTACGAAGACGGCGTCGCCCAGTCCGTGTGCCGGCTCCACGATGTCCACCGCGATCACCCGGTCCACCTCGGCGTCCCGCAGTATGCGGCGCACGAGCCGGCCTCCGAGCTGCCGGGCCACTCCGGTGACGAGCACGACCTTGCCCAAGATCAGCGCCTTCCCATTCGGACTCCCGTACGGGCCACGGTAGCGGCTCGATATCGCGCTGTACTGGTGATGCGCTGTGTGAAGTCATCGGAAATCTACCCGCAGGAACGCGCAGAGGCCCTCCCACCATGCTGGCGGGAGGGCCTCAGAACCACGTACAGCTGCCGCTTACTTCTTGTTGCGACGCTGAACGCGGGTGCGCTTGAGCAGCTTGCGGTGCTTCTTCTTAGCCATCCGCTTGCGCCGCTTCTTGATAACAGAGCCCACGACTACCCTCGCTCACTTCTCTTCACTCGGTGCGGGGCGTCTGGGCCCACACGACCTACGTCGGCCTAGCCTACCTGCCGCCGAGTGAGGGACGTAATCCGAGGGGAACCCTCAGACTCGACCGGACTCCGCTAGGCGGTCTGGACCCCCACAAAGGACTCGCGAAGGTACGCGTGCACTGCTTGCTCCGGGACCCGGAAGGACCTGCCCACCCGGATCGCCGGCAGATGACCGCTGTGCACCAGCCGGTACACGGTCATCTTGGACACTCGCATCACCGAGGCGACTTCCGCCACGGTCAGGAACCTGACCTCGTTGAGAGGCCTCTCACTCCCAGCAGCCATGACCCACCTGAACCTTCCGCACCCGACGGGGCACCGGCTTCCCCTTCCGGTGGCTCTTCGTCGTGGCGCGCTCACGCACCAGACTAGGTGCGGGTGATACGAGTGGGGAAGAGGAGTAACAGCCCCTTCCCTACTGGGACAGAAGCGCCCGATTGAGTACATAGCGGGTGAGCGGCCGGTAGTAGTCCGGCCGCACGGCGTCGTCGAGCGGAACGGCGACGGAGACCCGCCCCTCCGCCTCACCCACGAACAGCGCGGGGTCGTCGGTGTCGGCGAGCCCGATGGCCTCAACCCCCAGCTGACCTGCCCCGCAGACCCATCCGTGATCGCCGACGACCAGCCCGGGAAGGCCGTACGAGCCCCCTGCGGCGGCCTCGAGCGCGACCCGGACAGGCAGTGGGGAATGGGTGTGTGCGCCGGGCTCACTCCCCGGTAGCCGCACGCCGGGCTCGCGCATCAGCGCGACTCCCCGTACGTACTCCAGAAGGTGCGTACGTACGCCGAACCGGGTCGTTATGTCGACACTGCGGCCCTGCGCGGGGGTGAGGACAGTACATCCGGCCGCCGACAAGGCGTCTGCCAGCGCGGCGTAGAAACCGAGCAGCCGATGCGGATGCCCGGTCCCGAACAGCACACTGGCGCCTCGCGCCACAGCCTCGCCGAGCCTCACGGCGAACGCGTCGAGTGCGGCCAGCGTCCGCTCCGGGTCGATGACATCGGGCCCCGACCCATGACCCGGATCCCCGGACACCCCGCACCGCTCGGCCATCAGACCGAGCAACTCCCGCTCGTCCCAGACCCGTTCGGGATGGAGCCCGAGAGTCACCCGCGGGTCGCGCGCGGCGAAGAGCCGGTAACTGCGCAGACTCACCTCTCGCGGGGTGGCCACGGGCCCGGCCAGCCTGGCCGCCAACAGATGCGCACGGAGGGCGCCGGTGGTCAACACCCTGCCGATCGTGCCGCAATGACCGCGGGGGCGGGCGGGAACCGGGGATATCCGGCACAGTTGGCGTAACGCCCCGGCGAAGACCACCAAGCGGCCGCCCCGGCACAGCCACAACACACCCCTAAGCCCCCCCTAAGCCAGCAACCCCCGCAAGGGAAACACCGCCCGCCGAGTAGCAAGCACCGCCTGGTCCAGCCGGTCCGCCGGGTCGTACCCCTCGTCCCACGACCGCCAGGCCACCGGCCACCGCCCGTCCGTCATCCGGCCGGGCCCCACCCCCCGGGTCCGCGCGTACACCTCGTCCCGCCAGGACGGCGGGATCACCGACTCCGGATCGATCTCGGCGTGCCCGGCGATCGCCACCAGATGCGTCCACGACCGCGGCACGACGTCGGCCACCGCGTAACCGCCCCCGCCGAGCGCCACCCACCGCCCGCCGTCCGCGTACTCGTGCGCCAGCTCATGGCAGGCGACCTGCACCGCACGCTGCGCGTCCAGCGAGACCGCCAGATGGGCCAGCGGGTCCTCGAAGTGCGTGTCCGCGCCGTGCTGAGACACCAGCACCTGCGGCCGGAAGTCCGCGAGCAGCTCGGGCACCACCGCGTGGAACGCCCGCAGCCACCCGGCGTCCCCGGTCCCGGCCGGCAGCGGCAGGTTGACTGCCGCCCCCTCCCCCGCGCCCTCGCCCGTCTCGGTCGGGAAGCCCGTACCGGGAAAGAGCGTCCGGGGGTGCTCGTGCAGCGAGACGGTCAGCACCCGAGGATCGTCCCGGAACGCCTCCTGCACCCCGTCCCCGTGGTGCACGTCCACATCGACGTACGCGACCCGCTCCGCCCCCAGTTCGAGCAGCCGGGCGATGGCCAGGGCCGCGTCGTTGTAGATGCAGAACCCGGAGGCCGCACCCGGCATCGCGTGGTGCAGCCCGCCCGAGAAGTTCACCGCGTGGTCCGCCTCGCCGCGCCACACCGCCTCGGCCGCGCCGACCGACTGCCCGGCGATCAGCGCGGAGACCTCGTGCATCCCGGCGAAGGCCGGGTCATCAGGTGTCCCCAGGCCGTACGAGATGTCCGCCGCCGCCGGATCCGCCGACGCCGCCCGCACCGCGTCCAGATAGTCCGCCCGGTGCACGAGGCGCAGGGTCGACTCCCCGGCCGGTCTGGCGGCCACGACATCGACCGCGCTATCCAGTCCGTACGCCCGGACCAGCCCCATGGTCAGTGCGAGCCGCACCGGATCCATCGGGTGGCCGGGCCCGAAGTCATACCTCGTTACTGCTTCGTCCCACATCAACAGTCGGCGGCCACTCATGCCGGACACCGTATCGGGCGTCGCCGGCACCGAACGAGCGGGCGTACACGAGCGTCGCCAGCACGAGCACCATCGGGATGAGCATCGCGCCCCGGTAGTTCCACGCGTCACCGATCGCGCCCACCAGCGGCGAGCCGACCAGGAACCCCACGTAGTTGAAGATGTTGAGCCGGGCGATGGCCGCGTCGGAGGCGTGGGGGAACAGCCGCCCCGCGGCCGCGAAGGTCTGCGGCACGATCACACAGAGCCCGAAGCCCAGCAGCGTGAACCCGAGCATCCCCACCCAGGGACCGGTCGCGGCGGCGACCACACCGAACCCGGCAGCCGCGACGACGGACCCGAACCGCACCACGGCCACCGCGCCGAAGCGCCGCACCCCGAAGTCCCCGACCGCCCGGCCGAGCAGCGTGGTGACCATATAGACGTTGTACGGGACGGTGGAGAGCTGCTCGGAGCTCCCCAGTACGTCCTGCAGGTACTTGGCGCTCCAGTTGGAGACGGTCGAGTCGCCGATATAGGTGAAGGCCATCACCAGACAGAGCGGCAGCAGCATCTTGAAGACGACGGAACCACCGGCCCCACCGGCTACAACAGCCGCCCCGGCGCCCTCTCCCGCCCCGCTCGGCCCATCGGCCTCCCGTGCGTCCGCGTACCAGCGGCTCCCCATCAGGCAGACGGGCAGCAGCACCACGGCCACCGGCCAGTACAAGGTGAGCAGCGACAGATGCCAGTGCGCCCCGACCCAGGCGAGCGAAGCACCGGCGATCCCGCCGAGGCTGTACGCGGCGTGGAACCCCAGCATGATGCTGCGCCCGTACGCCCGCTGGAGGCTCACCCCCAGCATGTTCATGGAGGCATCCAGCGCCCCCACGGCGAGCCCGAACACCCCGAGCGAGACGGCGGCCTGCCAGACCTCGGTGCCGGCCGCGGCACCGAGAAGGGCCAGCAGCACCACGGGCTGCGCCCAGCGCAGCACGGCCGATGGCCGCACCCGCTTCACGAGCTGCTCGGTGCCGACGCTGCTGACGCCGGCGAGGACCGGAACGGCAGCCAGGAAGACGGGCAGCAGGCCGTCGGATATCCCGTAACGGTCCTGGATGGCGGGGATCCGCGTCACCAGGAGAGCGAACGCGGCGCCCTGCGCGAAGAAGCTGAGCCCCAGAGAGGCCCGGCCGTGCCGCAGGCGAACATCTGTCGTCATGGCGGCACAGTAGGCCCCCCGCCTACCCGTGGGTAGATAGATCAGGCAAGGAGTTGGAGCAGCTGCGACATATCCGAGAAGAAACCGTTCGCCCCGGCGAGCCGCTCGGCGGGAGTCATCGCCGTGAACCCGTACACGTCCATCCCAGCGGCATGGGCGGCAGCCACCCCGAGTGGGCTGTCCTCAATGACGACACACCGCTCGGCCGCCACGCCCATCTGCTGGGCGGCGTGAAGGAACAGGTCCGGCGCCGGCTTGCCCCGGCCGACATCCTGCGAGCTGAAGATCCACTCGTCCTCGAACCACTCGTCGAGACCGGTAGCCCGCTGGCCCACCCGGACCCGCTCGTGGCTGCCCGAGGAAGCGACGCAGTACGGGACGCCCTGGGCGACCAGTTCGCCGAGGACATCAGCGACTCCGGGGACCGGCCGCAGATCGGTCTCGTAGGCGGCGAAGATCCGGGCGTGCAAGACCTCGTCGAAGTCGACGGGGAGCTGCTGTCCGCTCCGCTCCAGGATGGTGTCGTGCACCCGGTGCACGGCGCCACCCATGTAGTCGCGGAGGGACTCGTCATACGAGGTGGGGTGCCCCAGCTCGGTCAGGTACCCCGCGAGGATGGTGTTGGAGATCGGCTCACTGTCCACAAGGACGCCGTCGTTGTCGAAGATGACCAGGTCGTAGCGCATACCCTGACCATAAACGCAAAAATGCCTCAGCCCCGGACCATAACGGTCCGGGGCTGAGGCTAAAAATTGTTCGGCGGCGTCCTACTCTCCCACAGGGTCCCCCCTGCAGTACCATCGGCGCTGAAAGGCTTAGCTTCCGGGTTCGGAATGTAACCGGGCGTTTCCCTAACGCAATGACCACCGAAACACTATGAAATTAACCAACACCGGTAACTACACGGTCGTTCGTTATTTCAGAACTAACACAGTGGACGCGAGCAACTGAGGACAAGCCCTCGGCCTATTAGTACCAGTCAGCTCCACCCGTTACCGGGCTTCCACATCTGGCCTATCAACCCAGTCGTCTACTGGGAGCCTTAACCCCTCAAAGGGGGTGGGAATACTCATCTCGAAGCAGGCTTCCCGCTTAGATGCTTTCAGCGGTTATCCTTTCCGAACGTAGCCAACCAGCCATGCCCTTGGCAGGACAACTGGCACACCAGAGGTTCGTCCGTCCCGGTCCTCTCGTACTAGGGACAGCCCTTCTCAATATTCCTACGCGCGCAGAGGATAGGGACCGAACTGTCTCACGACGTTCTAAACCCAGCTCGCGTACCGCTTTAATGGGCGAACAGCCCAACCCTTGGGACCGACTCCAGCCCCAGGATGCGACGAGCCGACATCGAGGTGCCAAACCATCCCGTCGATATGGACTCTTGGGGAAGATCAGCCTGTTATCCCCGGGGTACCTTTTATCCGTTGAGCGACAGCGCTTCCACAAGCCACTGCCGGATCACTAGTCCCGACTTTCGTCCCTGCTCGACCCGTCGGTCTCACAGTCAAGCTCCCTTGTGCACTTACACTCAACACCTGATTGCCAACCAGGCTGAGGGAACCTTTGGGCGCCTCCGTTACTCTTTAGGAGGCAACCGCCCCAGTTAAACTACCCATCAGACACTGTCCCTGATCCGGATCACGGACCGAGGTTAGACATCCAGCACGACCAGAGTGGTATTTCAACGACGACTCCACAACCACTGGCGTGGCCGCTTCACAGTCTCCCACCTATCCTACACAAGCCGAACCGAACACCAATATCAAACTGTAGTAAAGGTCCCGGGGTCTTTCCGTCCTTCTGCGCGAAACGAGCATCTTTACTCGTAGTGCAATTTCACCGGGCCTATGGTTGAGACAGTCGAGAAGTCGTTACGCCATTCGTGCAGGTCGGAACTTACCCGACAAGGAATTTCGCTACCTTAGGATGGTTATAGTTACCACCGCCGTTTACTGGCGCTTAAGTTCTCAGCTTCGCAACCCCGAAAGATCACTAACCGGTCCCCTTAACGTTCCAGCACCGGGCAGGCGTCAGTCCGTATACATCGCCTTACGGCTTCGCACGGACCTGTGTTTTTAGTAAACAGTCGCTTCTCGCTGGTCTCTGCGGCCACCCCCAGCTCACCAAGTAAATCGGATCACCAGGAATGGCCCCCCTTCTCCCGAAGTTACGGGGGCATTTTGCCGAGTTCCTTAACCATAGTTCACCCGAACGCCTCGGTATTCTCTACCTGACCACCTGAGTCGGTTTAGGGTACGGGCCGCCATGAAACTCGCTAGAGGCTTTTCTCGACAGCATAGGATCATCCACTTCACCACAATCGGCTCGGCATCAGGTCTCACCCTCCATGCCATCCGGATTTACCTGGATGACGGGCTACACCCTTACCCCGGGACAACCACCGCCCGGGCTGGACTACCTTCCTGCGTCACCCCATCGCTTACCTACTACCACCTTGGTTCAGCGGCTCCACCACTCCCCTTTGCCCGAAGGCTCCAGGGCGGCTTCACGGCCTTAGCATCAATGGGCTCAGTACTGGGCGTTTCAAAGCGGGTACCGGAATATCAACCGGTTGTCCATCGACTACGCCTGTCGGCCTCGCCTTAGGTCCCGACTTACCCTGGGCAGATCAGCTTGACCCAGGAACCCTTAGTCAATCGGCGCACACGTTTCTCACGTGTGTATCGCTACTCATGCCTGCATTCTCACTCGTGAACCGTCCACAACTCGCTTCCGCGGCTGCTTCACCCGGCACACGACGCTCCCCTACCCATCCCAGCCCCCGTTGGGGGTACATGCTGGAATGACACGACTTCGGCGGTACGCTTGAGCCCCGCTACATTGTCGGCGCGGAATCACTTGACCAGTGAGCTATTACGCACTCTTTCAAGGATGGCTGCTTCTAAGCCAACCTCCTGGTTGTCTCTGCGACTCCACATCCTTTTCCACTTAGCGTACGCTTAGGGGCCTTAGTCGATGCTCTGGGCTGTTTCCCTCTCGACCATGGAGCTTATCCCCCACAGTCTCACTGCCGCGCTCTCACTTACCGGCATTCGGAGTTTGGCTAAGGTCAGTAACCCGGTAGGGCCCATCGCCTATCCAGTGCTCTACCTCCGGCAAGAAACACACGACGCTGCACCTAAATGCATTTCGGGGAGAACCAGCTATCACGGAGTTTGATTGGCCTTTCACCCCTAACCACAGGTCATCCCCCAGGTTTTCAACCCTGGTGGGTTCGGTCCTCCACGACCTCTTACAGCCGCTTCAACCTGCCCATGGCTAGATCACTCCGCTTCGGGTCTAGAGCGTGCAACTCAAACGCCCTATTAGGACTCGCTTTCGCTACGGCTTCCCCACACGGGTTAACCTCGCTACACACCGCTAACTCGCAGGCTCATTCTTCAAAAGGCACGCAGTCACGACTGACAGTACAAGTACCGCCAGCGACGCTCCCACGGCTTGTAGGCACACGGTTTCAGGTACTATTTCACTCCGCTCCCGCGGTACTTTTCACCATTCCCTCACGGTACTATCCGCTATCGGTCACCAGGGAATATTTAGGCTTAGCGGGTGGTCCCGCCAGATTCACACGGGATTTCTCGGGCCCCGTGCTACTTGGGAGTCACACAAGCAAGCCGTTGATGTTTCAGCTACGGGGGTCTTACCCTCTACGCCGGACCTTTCGCATGTCCTTCGCCTACACCAACGGTTTCTGACTTGCCCAACAGCCGGCAGACTATTGAAGTGCAATCCCACAACCCCGCATGCGCAACCCCTGCCGGGTATCACACACATACGGTTTGGCCTCATCCGGTTTCGCTCGCCACTACTCCCGGAATCACGGTTGTTTTCTCTTCCTGAGGGTACTGAGATGTTTCACTTCCCCTCGTTCCCTCCACATGCCCTATGTGTTCAGGCATGGGTGACAGCCCATGACGACTGCCGGGTTTCCCCATTCGGAAACCCCCGGATCAAAGCCTGGTTGACGGCTCCCCGGGGACTATCGTGGCCTCCCACGTCCTTCATCGGTTCCTGGTGCCAAGGCATCCACCGTGCGCCCTTAAAAACTTGGCCACAGATGCTCGCGTCCACTGTGCAGTTCTCAAACAACGACCAACCACCCATCACCCCACTGACGAACAGTGAGTGCACTGGGGCCGGCATACCGAAGGAACAGACAAAAACTTGCCCGTACCCTCAGACACCCAACAACGTGCCCGACACAGTCGATCCCCTTCACGTTCCACGCCGAAGCAGTACTAGTGAAAAACAACCAACCATGCCGAATAGTCAACGTTCCACCCATGAGCAACCAGCACCGAACATTCGCCGGTGTACTGGCCTCTGACCAAACCGAAGCCTGGTAAGAAGTGCTCCTTAGAAAGGAGGTGATCCAGCCGCACCTTCCGGTACGGCTACCTTGTTACGACTTCGTCCCAATCGCCAGTCCCACCTTCGACAGCTCCCTCCCACAAGGGGTTGGGCCACCGGCTTCGGGTGTTACCGACTTTCGTGACGTGACGGGCGGTGTGTACAAGGCCCGGGAACGTATTCACCGCAGCAATGCTGATCTGCGATTACTAGCAACTCCGACTTCATGGGGTCGAGTTGCAGACCCCAATCCGAACTGAGACCGGCTTTTTGAGATTCGCTCCGCCTCGCGGCATCGCAGCTCATTGTACCGGCCATTGTAGCACGTGTGCAGCCCAAGACATAAGGGGCATGATGACTTGACGTCGTCCCCACCTTCCTCCGAGTTGACCCCGGCAGTCTCCTGTGAGTCCCCATCACCCCGAAAGGCATGCTGGCAACACAGAACAGGGGTTGCGCTCGTTGCGGGACTTAACCCAACATCTCACGACACGAGCTGACGACAGCCATGCACCACCTGTACACCGACCACAAGGGGGGCACCATCTCTGATGCTTTCCGGTGTATGTCAAGCCTTGGTAAGGTTCTTCGCGTTGCGTCGAATTAAGCCACATGCTCCGCTGCTTGTGCGGGCCCCCGTCAATTCCTTTGAGTTTTAGCCTTGCGGCCGTACTCCCCAGGCGGGGAACTTAATGCGTTAGCTGCGGCACCGACGACGTGGAATGTCGCCAACACCTAGTTCCCAACGTTTACGGCGTGGACTACCAGGGTATCTAATCCTGTTCGCTCCCCACGCTTTCGCTCCTCAGCGTCAGTAATGGCCCAGAGATCCGCCTTCGCCACCGGTGTTCCTCCTGATATCTGCGCATTTCACCGCTACACCAGGAATTCCGATCTCCCCTACCACACTCTAGCCTGCCCGTATCGACTGCAGACCCGGGGTTAAGCCCCGGGCTTTCACAACCGACGTGACAAGCCGCCTACGAGCTCTTTACGCCCAATAATTCCGGACAACGCTCGCACCCTACGTATTACCGCGGCTGCTGGCACGTAGTTAGCCGGTGCTTCTTCTGCAGGTACCGTCACTTGCGCTTCTTCCCTGCTGAAAGAGGTTTACAACCCGAAGGCCGTCATCCCTCACGCGGCGTCGCTGCATCAGGCTTTCGCCCATTGTGCAATATTCCCCACTGCTGCCTCCCGTAGGAGTCTGGGCCGTGTCTCAGTCCCAGTGTGGCCGGTCGCCCTCTCAGGCCGGCTACCCGTCGTCGCCTTGGTAGGCCATCACCCCACCAACAAGCTGATAGGCCGCGGGCTCATCCTTCACCGCCGGAGCTTTCAACCCCCTCAGATGCCCGAGAAGGTATTATCCGGTATTAGACCCCGTTTCCAGGGCTTGTCCCAGAGTGAAGGGCAGATTGCCCACGTGTTACTCACCCGTTCGCCACTAATCCACCCCGAAAGGCTTCATCGTTCGACTTGCATGTGTTAAGCACGCCGCCAGCGTTCGTCCTGAGCCAGGATCAAACTCTCCGTGAATGTTTACCCGACTGTGTCTAATAAAAGACTGCGGGATCCACATCGCGTTGAGCGGGACAATCGACCGGAATAAGGCCGACTGTCCACAGCGTCCTCGCTGTGTGTTGCCTGACAGGTCCGAAAACCCGGCAGGTCTTTTTCAAAGGAACCACCAACCCACCAAACGATGGGCCGGGGTATCAACATATCTGGCGTTGACTTTTGGCACGCTGTTGAGTTCTCAAGGAACGGACGCTTCCTTTGTACTCACCCTCTCGGGCTTTCCTCCGGGCTTTTCCCTTCGATCTTGCATTTCCGACTCTATCAGACTCTTTCGTGTCCGATTCCCGGCCGGCCGGGCTTGCTTTCCAGTTCCACGCTTTCGCGTTTCCCTTTCCGGCGGTTCCGACTCTATCAGATCCTTTCGGGCCTGACCCCCAGTCAGCGGGGTTTGCCATCCCGGCCCTTGGGCCGTTCCGACGAGTGAGACATTAGCGGATTCCTGGCCCCCGAGCTAATCGGGGTCCTGTTCTTTCGAACGTGGATTCCTCATTCCGCAAAAGCGCATGAAAATGACGCGACTAGTCGTCGGTCGTTCGAATGGTTGGTGCGGAATGGCTGTCCGGGGACCGACCGGGGCCGGAGCTCACGTCGGACAGCTCGGAGAACATTACGGAGCTGTCAACCCCGTGTCAAGCCGGTCCTGCGGCCGCCACCACGACCGCCGCTGCCTCTGCCGTTTCGGGCGGCCCCGGCGCTACAGTGGGGCTCATGATGACGCGTGCGTACACACTTCGGTGGCGGGCCGCCTGACGGCGACCTGCATGTACGCGTATGCGTTCAACGGCCGCCTCTCCGGCGGCCGTTCGTGTTTCTCCCTCCGGGAGCCGGCCGTGGTGACGGCGGCCCCTTCGAGAGGTGGAGAAATGACGCGGATCTTCAGTGGGGTCAAGCCGACCGGGCACCTGACGCTCGGGAACTACCTGGGCGCCGTACGCCGGTGGGCCGAGGACGACCAGTACCGGGCCGAAGCGCTGTTCTGTGTGGTGGACCTGCATGCGCTGACCATGGAGCACGATCCGGCCCGGGTGCGGAGACTGAGCCGGCAGGCGGCGACGCTGCTGCTGGCGGCCGGGCTGGATCCCGAGCAGTGCACCGTGTTCGTGCAGAGCCATGTCGACGAGCACACCCGGCTCTCGTATCTGATGGAGTGCACCGCCACGGACGGCGAGCTGCGCCGGATGATCCAGTACAAGGAGAAGAGCGCCCAGGCGAAAACGGCCGGGGACAGTGTGCGGCTCTCTCTGCTCACCTATCCGGCTCTGATGGCCGCGGACATCCTGGCGTACTCGGCCGACGAGGTTCCGGTCGGTGAGGACCAGACGCAGCATG
This window harbors:
- a CDS encoding MFS transporter, which codes for MTTDVRLRHGRASLGLSFFAQGAAFALLVTRIPAIQDRYGISDGLLPVFLAAVPVLAGVSSVGTEQLVKRVRPSAVLRWAQPVVLLALLGAAAGTEVWQAAVSLGVFGLAVGALDASMNMLGVSLQRAYGRSIMLGFHAAYSLGGIAGASLAWVGAHWHLSLLTLYWPVAVVLLPVCLMGSRWYADAREADGPSGAGEGAGAAVVAGGAGGSVVFKMLLPLCLVMAFTYIGDSTVSNWSAKYLQDVLGSSEQLSTVPYNVYMVTTLLGRAVGDFGVRRFGAVAVVRFGSVVAAAGFGVVAAATGPWVGMLGFTLLGFGLCVIVPQTFAAAGRLFPHASDAAIARLNIFNYVGFLVGSPLVGAIGDAWNYRGAMLIPMVLVLATLVYARSFGAGDARYGVRHEWPPTVDVGRSSNEV
- a CDS encoding HAD family hydrolase, producing MRYDLVIFDNDGVLVDSEPISNTILAGYLTELGHPTSYDESLRDYMGGAVHRVHDTILERSGQQLPVDFDEVLHARIFAAYETDLRPVPGVADVLGELVAQGVPYCVASSGSHERVRVGQRATGLDEWFEDEWIFSSQDVGRGKPAPDLFLHAAQQMGVAAERCVVIEDSPLGVAAAHAAGMDVYGFTAMTPAERLAGANGFFSDMSQLLQLLA
- a CDS encoding acetoin utilization protein AcuC; this translates as MSGRRLLMWDEAVTRYDFGPGHPMDPVRLALTMGLVRAYGLDSAVDVVAARPAGESTLRLVHRADYLDAVRAASADPAAADISYGLGTPDDPAFAGMHEVSALIAGQSVGAAEAVWRGEADHAVNFSGGLHHAMPGAASGFCIYNDAALAIARLLELGAERVAYVDVDVHHGDGVQEAFRDDPRVLTVSLHEHPRTLFPGTGFPTETGEGAGEGAAVNLPLPAGTGDAGWLRAFHAVVPELLADFRPQVLVSQHGADTHFEDPLAHLAVSLDAQRAVQVACHELAHEYADGGRWVALGGGGYAVADVVPRSWTHLVAIAGHAEIDPESVIPPSWRDEVYARTRGVGPGRMTDGRWPVAWRSWDEGYDPADRLDQAVLATRRAVFPLRGLLA
- a CDS encoding lysophospholipid acyltransferase family protein, translated to MADAKVIPFGDEPRARRNRSGKTAKRPGTSGRAATGPLAPVPEQQTGPEGAGPAGPAGEAELSSHPAGDQADRVEGTDWDRRIAGGLAFLRRRITGEYDVDEFGYDRELTDQVLMSAVRPLYEKYFRVEVKGVENIPSDGGALVVANHSGTLPLDGLMLQVAVHDHHPAERHLRLLAADLVFMLPVVNELARKAGHTLACAEDAERLLQRGEVVGVMPEGFKGLGKPFSDRYKLQRFGRGGFVSTALRAGVPIVPCSIVGAEEIYPMLGNAKTVARLLGFPYFPVTPTFPWLGPLGLVPLPTKWTIQFGEPIPTDGFPQEAAEDPMLMFNLTDQVREQIQHTLYKLLVQRRSVFF
- a CDS encoding phosphatase encodes the protein MLTTGALRAHLLAARLAGPVATPREVSLRSYRLFAARDPRVTLGLHPERVWDERELLGLMAERCGVSGDPGHGSGPDVIDPERTLAALDAFAVRLGEAVARGASVLFGTGHPHRLLGFYAALADALSAAGCTVLTPAQGRSVDITTRFGVRTHLLEYVRGVALMREPGVRLPGSEPGAHTHSPLPVRVALEAAAGGSYGLPGLVVGDHGWVCGAGQLGVEAIGLADTDDPALFVGEAEGRVSVAVPLDDAVRPDYYRPLTRYVLNRALLSQ
- a CDS encoding helix-turn-helix domain-containing protein, with the translated sequence MAAGSERPLNEVRFLTVAEVASVMRVSKMTVYRLVHSGHLPAIRVGRSFRVPEQAVHAYLRESFVGVQTA
- a CDS encoding 30S ribosomal protein bS22: MGSVIKKRRKRMAKKKHRKLLKRTRVQRRNKK
- a CDS encoding NAD-dependent epimerase/dehydratase family protein yields the protein MGKVVLVTGVARQLGGRLVRRILRDAEVDRVIAVDIVEPAHGLGDAVFVRADIRQPAIARVLAEYDVDTVVHMDVTGTPLGTGGRTTVKETNVIGTMQLLGACQKSPTVQRLVVKSSTNVYGSAPRDPAVFTETTPPKSLPSGGFAKDAVEVEGYVRGFARRRPDVAVCVLRFANILGPSTEYPLAEYLSLPVLPTVFGYDPRLQFVHEDDVIDVLRLALGEPPRGTLNSGTFNIAGDGVLLLSQCSRRLGRPTVPVLLPAVNWVGSALRTVGITDFSPEQIRLLTHGRVVSTAQMRETLGFVPRYSTAETFEDFALSRGDGLLPPRALGRAVDRVAAFAESVGPAGPAARPVIPAHSVSKERI